A genome region from Lactobacillus sp. ESL0791 includes the following:
- a CDS encoding PBP1A family penicillin-binding protein, with protein MENNQQEKGSLSGLWHRFDNRFYIGRWIILLFLSVILLVCTYYTVKVKTSNISNLKASLSTTTAIYDYKGQKAGSLYSQKGTFVEYNKISPNVKNAVISTEDRTFWHNPGFSIKGMARAALGLVLHHGQISGGGSTITQQLAKNSLLTQQQTFSRKIEELFFAVEITHVYSKKDILTMYLNNAYFGNGVWGVQDASRRYFGKNAKDISLGEGAALAAMLRNPSNYNPIDHMANALKRRNLILNLMVQNGKITQAQAQTAQKTGLVLNNTFRNKDGYRYPYFFDAVVDEAINRYGLKEEDVMNKGLKIYTTLNQNYQQQLQFKFEQSWYFPPNGTDGVAPQGASVVMDPSTGAVRGVVGGRGKHVFRGYNRATQMKRQPGSSIKPLVVYTPALQAGYHYDSQLSNNLQKFGKNGYEPHNVDNGYSDKIPMYQALAQSKNVPAVWLLDRIGVSKGVQSAQNFGIKVPKNDQNLALALGGLSTGVSPIQMARAYSAFANNGNLPNNSYFITKITDASGRVLAQNNNPGTHRIMSANTAKEMTTMLLGVFTSGTGQSAQPSGFRVAGKTGSTEVPNSYGFGTKDQWIVGYTPDIVVATWVGFDRTNRDHYMHGISETGITRLYKAEMEGILPYTAQTQFSERAPGQIIRQNGSSSDWTHGLGDKIEKGIDSASQKINEWYNNIKGLLGN; from the coding sequence ATGGAAAATAACCAACAAGAAAAAGGTAGCTTAAGCGGTCTGTGGCACCGTTTTGACAACCGTTTTTATATTGGACGCTGGATTATTTTACTTTTTCTGAGCGTCATTCTCTTGGTTTGTACATATTATACAGTCAAAGTTAAAACCTCAAACATTTCTAATCTGAAGGCATCGCTGTCAACAACCACGGCAATTTACGATTATAAGGGCCAGAAAGCCGGGTCGCTTTATTCGCAGAAGGGCACATTTGTCGAATACAATAAAATTTCGCCTAATGTCAAAAATGCGGTAATTTCAACTGAAGACCGCACTTTTTGGCATAATCCCGGTTTCAGCATCAAGGGAATGGCGCGTGCAGCGCTGGGTTTGGTCCTGCATCACGGGCAAATTTCCGGAGGAGGCTCAACCATTACCCAGCAGCTGGCAAAGAATTCACTTTTGACCCAGCAGCAAACCTTTTCGCGAAAGATCGAAGAATTATTTTTTGCGGTTGAAATTACTCATGTCTATTCGAAAAAGGACATTCTGACGATGTACCTCAATAATGCCTATTTTGGTAATGGTGTCTGGGGTGTGCAGGATGCCAGCCGCCGATATTTTGGTAAAAATGCCAAGGATATCAGCCTCGGTGAAGGGGCCGCGCTGGCCGCAATGTTGCGTAATCCTAGTAATTATAACCCAATCGACCATATGGCAAATGCTTTGAAACGCAGAAACTTGATTTTAAACTTGATGGTGCAAAATGGCAAAATTACTCAAGCACAAGCCCAGACAGCACAGAAAACCGGCTTAGTCCTGAACAATACCTTTAGGAATAAGGATGGGTACCGTTATCCCTACTTTTTTGATGCTGTTGTTGATGAGGCAATTAACCGTTACGGCCTAAAAGAAGAAGATGTGATGAACAAGGGCCTGAAAATTTATACGACCCTCAACCAAAATTATCAACAGCAGCTGCAGTTCAAGTTTGAACAAAGCTGGTATTTCCCGCCTAACGGAACAGACGGAGTGGCGCCGCAGGGTGCCAGCGTGGTAATGGATCCGTCAACTGGCGCGGTGCGGGGTGTTGTCGGTGGTCGCGGCAAACATGTCTTCCGCGGTTATAACCGGGCGACACAGATGAAACGGCAGCCCGGCTCATCGATCAAACCACTAGTCGTCTATACACCGGCTCTCCAAGCTGGTTACCACTATGATTCACAGCTTTCCAATAATCTACAAAAATTTGGCAAAAATGGTTATGAACCGCATAACGTAGATAATGGTTACTCGGATAAAATTCCGATGTATCAAGCTTTGGCACAAAGTAAAAATGTTCCGGCAGTTTGGCTGCTTGATCGTATCGGTGTTTCTAAAGGCGTGCAGTCTGCGCAAAATTTCGGCATCAAGGTTCCAAAGAATGACCAAAATCTGGCCCTGGCTTTGGGTGGACTTTCAACCGGTGTGTCGCCGATACAGATGGCGCGTGCATACTCGGCTTTTGCTAACAACGGTAATTTACCGAATAATTCTTACTTTATTACTAAGATTACCGATGCCAGCGGCAGAGTTTTGGCGCAGAATAATAATCCGGGGACGCACCGAATCATGTCGGCCAACACGGCCAAGGAGATGACGACCATGCTGCTGGGCGTCTTTACCAGCGGTACTGGTCAGTCGGCACAGCCGAGCGGTTTCCGGGTTGCCGGCAAAACGGGCTCAACGGAAGTTCCTAATTCCTATGGTTTTGGCACCAAGGACCAGTGGATTGTCGGTTATACGCCGGATATTGTGGTAGCAACCTGGGTCGGGTTTGACCGGACCAACCGCGACCATTACATGCACGGAATCTCGGAAACCGGAATTACCCGGCTGTACAAGGCGGAGATGGAGGGTATACTGCCGTATACCGCGCAAACGCAGTTCAGTGAACGGGCTCCAGGACAGATCATTAGGCAAAACGGTTCTAGTTCTGACTGGACCCATGGCTTAGGCGATAAAATTGAAAAAGGGATTGATTCGGCGAGTCAGAAGATTAATGAATGGTATAATAACATCAAAGGCCTACTTGGCAATTAA
- the fba gene encoding class II fructose-1,6-bisphosphate aldolase, whose amino-acid sequence MAYLDNGNQIFKDARKNHYAVGAYNTNNLEWTRAILRAAEETRTPVLIQVSTGAAKYMGGYKIVKDIVCDTMDAMNISVPVVLNLDHGDFESAKECIALGYSSVMFDGHALPTDENLAKTKEIIKLAHERGISVEAEIGKIGENQGADGGELASVEDAKTFVAAGVDKLACGIGNIHGVYPEGWKGLNFDRLKEIADAVPVPLVLHGGSGIPEDQVKKAISLGISKVNINTEFQLAFQAATRKYFEAHKDEDKGNKGYDPRKLLLPGTEAITDAMKEMIGWLGTPSIDEELKNAAFDRSSLNEE is encoded by the coding sequence ATGGCTTATTTAGATAACGGTAATCAAATCTTTAAAGATGCTCGTAAAAACCATTATGCAGTCGGTGCTTATAACACCAATAATTTGGAATGGACCCGCGCAATTTTGCGGGCTGCTGAAGAAACCAGAACCCCGGTTTTAATTCAAGTTTCAACTGGTGCTGCTAAGTACATGGGCGGCTACAAGATTGTTAAGGATATTGTGTGCGACACGATGGACGCAATGAACATTTCTGTTCCGGTTGTATTAAACTTGGATCACGGTGATTTTGAATCTGCTAAAGAATGTATTGCCCTTGGTTATTCGTCAGTTATGTTTGACGGCCATGCACTGCCAACTGATGAGAACTTAGCCAAGACTAAGGAAATTATCAAGTTAGCTCACGAGCGCGGAATTTCTGTTGAAGCTGAAATCGGTAAAATTGGTGAAAATCAAGGTGCTGATGGTGGTGAATTGGCTTCTGTAGAAGATGCGAAGACATTTGTTGCTGCTGGTGTTGACAAGCTTGCTTGTGGTATCGGCAACATTCACGGTGTTTACCCAGAAGGCTGGAAGGGTCTTAACTTTGATCGTTTAAAGGAAATTGCTGATGCAGTTCCAGTTCCGCTTGTTTTGCATGGTGGTTCCGGTATTCCTGAAGATCAAGTTAAGAAGGCTATTTCACTTGGAATTTCTAAGGTAAATATCAACACTGAATTCCAGTTAGCTTTCCAAGCAGCTACCCGTAAGTACTTTGAAGCTCATAAAGATGAAGACAAGGGTAACAAGGGTTATGACCCACGTAAGTTGTTATTGCCAGGTACTGAAGCAATTACTGATGCCATGAAAGAAATGATTGGCTGGTTAGGTACCCCTTCAATTGATGAAGAACTTAAGAATGCTGCATTTGACAGAAGCTCATTAAACGAAGAATAA
- the cptIN gene encoding type III toxin-antitoxin system CptIN family toxin, with protein sequence MKQQRFYFLRQEYFVRFNDPYLMKNHGDLHQHPCFYSFSDKEYPEIYWMIPISHEVKKYRKIYYKKTRNNKRCDTIVFGRVLGEEKAFLIQNMCPVTEKYINNVYLDHGIDVQIDGRLARELEIKANKVLNIVKSTKSPYIIFPDVLEIRTRLLAD encoded by the coding sequence GTGAAGCAACAGCGATTTTATTTTTTACGACAAGAATATTTTGTTAGATTTAATGATCCTTATTTGATGAAAAATCACGGTGATTTGCATCAGCACCCATGTTTTTATTCTTTCAGTGATAAGGAATACCCAGAAATATATTGGATGATTCCAATCTCACACGAAGTAAAGAAATACCGGAAGATTTATTATAAAAAGACAAGAAATAATAAACGCTGTGACACAATTGTTTTTGGTCGCGTATTAGGCGAAGAAAAAGCTTTTCTAATTCAAAATATGTGTCCTGTCACGGAAAAATATATTAATAATGTCTATCTTGATCACGGAATCGATGTTCAGATTGACGGAAGGCTAGCACGTGAATTAGAAATAAAAGCAAACAAAGTATTAAACATTGTTAAAAGTACAAAGTCACCTTATATAATATTTCCTGATGTTTTAGAAATTCGGACAAGACTTTTAGCAGATTAA
- a CDS encoding 3'-5' exoribonuclease YhaM family protein yields MFKRLLDYNDGEELEIVVLIKNSQLRHTKNDKLYLALIFGDSSGELRGNYWDASNQDAAMFNEGTIVELNGKREEYHGQPQIKIYSLRVVGPSEGYDLNQFIKAAPEKTQDMKEEINQYVFEILNPTWNRIVRYLLKKWDKRFFDYPAGKSNHHAVRSGLAYHTISMLRDAKGLADNYSQVNRSLLYAGCILHDMGKVLELSGPVATQYTTEGNLVGHLVLIDEQIMLAAREMKIDPESEDLLLLRHLVLSHHGKYEYGSPKLPALLEAELLHRIDDLDAAIYAITNALQHTKPGNFTETIMSQGNRRFYRPKVDQELDQSKKLE; encoded by the coding sequence ATGTTTAAACGTTTGCTAGATTATAATGACGGAGAAGAGCTTGAGATAGTTGTTTTAATTAAGAATTCACAGTTGCGTCATACCAAGAATGACAAACTTTATCTGGCACTGATTTTTGGTGACAGCTCGGGTGAACTGCGCGGCAATTATTGGGATGCAAGCAACCAGGATGCCGCGATGTTCAATGAGGGCACGATCGTGGAATTGAATGGCAAGCGTGAAGAGTATCATGGTCAACCGCAAATTAAAATTTACAGCCTGCGGGTTGTGGGACCGAGCGAAGGTTATGATCTCAACCAGTTCATCAAGGCAGCTCCTGAAAAAACGCAGGACATGAAAGAAGAGATCAACCAGTATGTGTTTGAAATTTTAAATCCGACTTGGAACCGCATCGTACGTTACCTATTGAAAAAATGGGACAAACGCTTTTTCGATTATCCGGCAGGAAAGAGCAACCATCACGCGGTTAGATCAGGCTTAGCCTACCACACGATTTCGATGCTGCGGGATGCCAAGGGTCTTGCTGATAATTATTCCCAAGTAAACCGTTCATTATTGTATGCCGGCTGCATTTTGCATGATATGGGCAAGGTGCTGGAATTGTCGGGTCCGGTAGCGACGCAGTATACGACTGAAGGTAATCTGGTTGGCCATTTAGTTTTAATTGATGAACAAATTATGCTGGCAGCGCGAGAAATGAAGATTGATCCGGAGTCTGAAGATCTGCTGCTTTTGCGTCACTTGGTCCTGTCCCACCATGGCAAATATGAATACGGTTCGCCCAAATTGCCGGCACTTTTGGAAGCAGAATTGCTGCACCGGATTGACGATCTGGATGCCGCCATTTATGCGATCACTAATGCTTTACAGCACACAAAACCGGGGAATTTTACCGAAACGATTATGAGTCAGGGCAACCGCAGGTTTTACCGGCCTAAGGTTGATCAAGAATTGGATCAGTCAAAAAAATTAGAATAA
- a CDS encoding YlbF family regulator — translation MINIYDSANQLATDLQQIDEYKALEKAIKGIKDNPTSLALFKKMDELQSKIVSAQQAGKTLSDEEQKEYQKLSEEVQKDAGIVQLLQAEQGLYKTIDDVQKAITKPINDLYDGLRN, via the coding sequence ATGATCAATATTTATGATTCAGCTAACCAATTGGCAACTGATTTACAGCAAATTGATGAATATAAGGCTTTGGAAAAAGCAATTAAGGGGATTAAGGATAATCCGACAAGCTTGGCACTGTTTAAAAAAATGGACGAATTGCAGTCGAAAATTGTCAGTGCGCAGCAGGCAGGAAAAACTTTGTCTGATGAGGAGCAAAAAGAATACCAAAAACTCAGTGAGGAAGTTCAAAAGGATGCCGGCATAGTGCAGTTACTGCAGGCGGAGCAAGGTCTGTATAAGACAATCGACGATGTTCAAAAGGCAATCACTAAGCCGATTAATGACCTTTACGACGGCCTTAGAAATTAA
- a CDS encoding DNA repair exonuclease gives MKFIHLADAHLDSPFLGLSFLPSKSLQQIQQAPNQSFTKIVDLALQEKVDLVLIAGDTFDSSRPTPSSQLFLAKEIQRLTEAQIQVVMIFGNHDHMHEADLLVKPSPYFKLLGNDEHVETASFTTKDGFTYSVSGFSYLNNHITEDKIPDFPKKSTDYHFGLMHAQEQTSKASQNVYAPFKLSEVKALAYDYFALGHIHLRQTLAQEPLIVYSGNTQGRHINELGAKGCYLGEINEETHQTKLTFVATGPIVWQSISLRLTEPISKNELQEEIIAQMNKNDALTYFSLHLVGAEFLTEDERELVQDSDFWRTISLQLNSGSFLVDVRFETNSQLEIGASDQTFFQKAEDEVFAPENLAKTIKDWAGKDELAAGLAAAPDFIKAVRELTEVKLSSRLKGVNDETDKD, from the coding sequence ATGAAGTTTATTCATTTAGCAGATGCACATTTAGATAGTCCATTTTTGGGGCTATCTTTTTTGCCATCTAAGAGTCTGCAGCAAATCCAACAGGCGCCCAACCAATCGTTTACCAAAATTGTGGACCTGGCACTGCAGGAAAAGGTTGATCTGGTCTTGATTGCTGGTGATACCTTTGACAGCAGCCGGCCTACACCCAGCAGTCAACTGTTTTTGGCAAAAGAAATTCAGCGTCTGACCGAGGCACAAATCCAGGTGGTGATGATTTTTGGTAATCACGACCACATGCATGAAGCTGATTTACTGGTTAAACCCAGTCCGTATTTCAAATTGCTGGGCAATGATGAACACGTTGAAACTGCTTCTTTCACCACCAAAGATGGTTTTACGTATTCCGTCAGCGGCTTTTCTTACCTAAATAACCATATTACTGAAGATAAAATTCCCGACTTTCCCAAAAAAAGCACGGATTACCATTTCGGCCTGATGCATGCACAGGAACAAACAAGCAAGGCAAGCCAAAATGTTTATGCCCCGTTTAAATTGAGCGAAGTAAAGGCCTTAGCATATGATTATTTTGCCTTAGGCCATATCCACCTGCGGCAGACTTTGGCACAGGAGCCGCTGATTGTTTATTCCGGCAACACTCAAGGCCGGCACATCAACGAATTGGGTGCAAAAGGCTGCTACTTGGGTGAAATTAATGAGGAAACTCACCAAACCAAGCTAACCTTTGTTGCAACTGGTCCGATTGTTTGGCAGTCAATCAGCTTGCGACTTACTGAGCCAATTTCCAAGAATGAGTTGCAGGAAGAGATTATTGCCCAGATGAATAAGAATGACGCCCTGACTTATTTTAGCCTGCATCTTGTCGGCGCCGAATTTCTCACTGAAGATGAACGGGAACTGGTTCAAGACAGTGATTTTTGGCGAACTATTTCGCTGCAGCTTAATTCGGGCTCATTTTTAGTGGATGTACGCTTTGAAACTAACAGTCAACTTGAGATAGGTGCAAGTGATCAGACTTTCTTCCAAAAAGCAGAGGATGAAGTCTTTGCTCCTGAAAATTTGGCTAAGACGATTAAAGATTGGGCAGGTAAGGATGAATTGGCAGCCGGTCTTGCAGCTGCACCAGATTTTATCAAAGCCGTTAGGGAATTAACCGAAGTAAAATTAAGCAGCAGGTTGAAGGGAGTTAACGATGAAACTGATAAAGATTAA
- a CDS encoding AAA family ATPase yields the protein MKLIKIKIIHFGQLSDLTFTLPSDRLNVFFGKNEAGKSTVVAFIKQILFGFHLNNHAARFFENYKPLAQVSPMGGSLVFVGEKGNQFELERLWAKGDKTKLGKLTVKSNDQLVPASVFFDQIQNIDGDFYADSFIFNQEMLGQVTNLSQADLLERIYYLGAANSNRLLNLRDQFAKKADTLFKKTGKKPEVNQLLLEIAEQRQEVSSTKSEFGDYQALNLDLQKLQGQLEQTDAQLKQLRSRQERLQALKREQTNYLKLQELKANLRDIKFNVRNYQKAQELAVQEKNLQKNIASLEKRLSQLGQTGEVSKIGAELLQTRPQVLQWQSEYQSCLQKKEQIQAEEEQILALNSDARAVVPLSQEQIVQLENDYQALPKAPKEEAEPLSKSKSYLSMIGIALLVVGLLAGFALKMSLVSVFGVILGVGMIAWDKVKEKEAQKQGENVQKQRDQAKQAQTHFAEQYGLDPTTLNLTNLINDWRQYQAKELVAASNLQQKKQIDEHVDQLADKIADFLHKKIKHDFAALLDALTFLENNLKKQQHQEDQKQNLQSSLNDEQKNLHELDLQLRAVVAQDQVKDMTEYQQRHQEYLSQTKLQTQISALEENLHDDLPQLAKMQKETALLEKDEHELSRQFAAAEETRSQYQKTIAEIQVKMRQLANSTAVFAAKQELANTETKFGNASAEYLANLLAAKWIGRALDLASNERFPKMLAAAKEYFGLLTAGRYNDIQLDKKITVTRSDGKKRKVEYLSRGTAEQLYFALKLAFIGQIKDQINLPILIDDSFVNFDDQRTDLIKQLLDKVAANNQILIFTAQTALVERLAVTPLTFTKGKQNV from the coding sequence ATGAAACTGATAAAGATTAAGATTATTCATTTTGGTCAGCTGTCTGATTTAACTTTTACGCTGCCCAGCGACCGTTTAAATGTGTTTTTTGGTAAAAATGAAGCGGGTAAGAGTACGGTCGTTGCCTTTATTAAACAGATTTTATTTGGTTTTCACTTAAATAATCATGCTGCCCGGTTTTTCGAAAATTATAAACCTTTGGCACAGGTCAGCCCAATGGGCGGGTCGCTCGTTTTTGTTGGTGAAAAGGGTAACCAGTTTGAGTTGGAGCGGCTGTGGGCCAAGGGTGATAAAACCAAGCTTGGCAAGCTGACAGTTAAAAGCAATGACCAGCTTGTGCCGGCAAGTGTATTTTTTGACCAGATTCAAAATATTGACGGCGACTTTTATGCCGATAGTTTTATTTTTAATCAGGAAATGCTGGGGCAGGTCACGAACTTAAGCCAAGCTGACCTGCTGGAGCGAATTTATTATCTGGGGGCGGCTAACAGCAATCGTTTGCTGAACCTACGCGACCAGTTTGCCAAAAAAGCCGATACATTGTTCAAGAAAACTGGTAAAAAACCGGAAGTTAACCAGCTGTTATTGGAAATAGCGGAGCAAAGACAAGAAGTTAGCAGCACTAAAAGTGAATTTGGCGATTATCAGGCTCTCAATTTAGATTTGCAGAAGCTGCAGGGTCAGTTAGAACAGACCGACGCGCAGTTAAAGCAGCTGCGGAGCCGGCAAGAGCGGCTGCAGGCGTTAAAAAGGGAGCAGACCAACTATTTGAAGCTGCAGGAACTAAAAGCAAACTTGCGGGATATTAAGTTTAATGTGCGAAATTACCAAAAAGCCCAAGAGCTTGCTGTTCAGGAAAAGAATTTACAAAAAAATATTGCTTCATTAGAAAAAAGACTTAGTCAGTTGGGACAAACTGGCGAGGTAAGTAAAATCGGTGCGGAGCTGCTGCAGACGCGTCCGCAGGTTTTGCAGTGGCAGTCAGAATACCAGTCTTGTCTGCAAAAAAAGGAACAAATTCAGGCCGAAGAGGAACAAATTTTAGCTTTGAATTCGGATGCGAGAGCCGTTGTTCCCTTGTCACAGGAGCAAATAGTGCAGCTGGAGAATGATTACCAGGCACTGCCAAAAGCACCAAAAGAAGAAGCTGAGCCGTTGTCCAAAAGCAAATCATATTTGTCGATGATCGGTATTGCTCTGCTGGTCGTGGGATTGCTTGCTGGTTTCGCTTTGAAAATGTCACTAGTTAGTGTCTTTGGCGTCATTTTGGGCGTCGGCATGATTGCCTGGGATAAAGTAAAGGAAAAAGAAGCACAAAAACAGGGGGAGAATGTTCAGAAGCAACGCGATCAAGCAAAGCAGGCGCAGACGCATTTTGCCGAGCAATATGGCTTAGATCCGACAACTTTGAATTTGACTAATCTAATCAATGATTGGCGGCAATATCAGGCAAAAGAGCTGGTAGCAGCCAGTAATTTGCAGCAAAAAAAGCAGATTGATGAGCATGTTGATCAGCTGGCAGATAAAATTGCCGACTTTTTACATAAGAAAATAAAACATGATTTTGCAGCGCTGCTAGACGCATTGACGTTTCTTGAAAATAACCTTAAAAAGCAGCAGCACCAAGAAGATCAAAAGCAAAATTTACAATCTAGTCTAAATGATGAACAGAAAAATCTGCATGAATTAGACTTGCAGCTGCGAGCAGTTGTAGCGCAAGATCAGGTTAAGGACATGACGGAATATCAGCAGCGCCACCAAGAATATCTCAGCCAAACTAAGTTGCAAACGCAAATCAGTGCCTTGGAAGAAAATCTGCACGATGATTTGCCGCAACTGGCGAAAATGCAGAAGGAAACAGCACTGCTAGAAAAAGATGAACATGAATTAAGCAGGCAATTTGCTGCCGCTGAAGAAACAAGAAGCCAGTATCAGAAGACGATTGCGGAAATTCAGGTTAAAATGAGGCAGTTAGCAAATTCCACCGCTGTTTTCGCGGCGAAACAAGAATTGGCGAACACGGAAACCAAATTTGGAAATGCCAGTGCCGAATATTTGGCCAATCTGCTCGCCGCAAAATGGATTGGCCGGGCACTTGATCTGGCATCCAATGAACGTTTTCCTAAAATGTTAGCGGCGGCAAAAGAATATTTTGGGCTTTTGACGGCCGGGCGGTATAATGATATTCAACTTGATAAAAAAATCACTGTTACGCGCAGTGATGGCAAGAAACGAAAAGTTGAATACTTATCGCGGGGAACTGCCGAACAGCTTTATTTTGCGCTTAAACTGGCTTTTATTGGGCAAATTAAAGATCAGATTAATCTACCAATTTTAATTGATGATTCGTTTGTTAACTTTGATGATCAAAGGACAGATTTAATCAAGCAATTATTGGACAAGGTTGCGGCGAATAATCAGATATTGATTTTCACCGCTCAAACCGCACTGGTTGAGCGCCTAGCAGTTACGCCGCTGACTTTTACGAAAGGGAAGCAAAATGTTTAA
- a CDS encoding RluA family pseudouridine synthase — MSYYFTLIYPENLTPCSVSNLLRHLLIPRKWRHFLRTEEKVTVNGSYRHFNELIYPGEKVALELEHVESLQQQYPASGKMPEIIFEDENLLVINKPAGQKTHPNLNETNTALNDCTTYLGKSPFIVHRLDMLTSGLLLVAKNPAVVPILNRELTTKIFHREYLTVVNHADKLDQKGTIALPIGRDPLDQRKRMITEDGLKAITNYTVLEKKADNTALLKVSLETGRTHQIRVHLSALGCPIVGDPLYSPDFKTSKFLHLTAYKMSFTQPFSFTTIKVKLPEEKIRI; from the coding sequence ATGAGCTATTATTTTACACTTATCTATCCTGAAAATCTAACACCCTGTTCTGTCAGCAATCTGCTGAGACATTTACTGATTCCGCGCAAGTGGCGGCATTTTTTGCGAACAGAAGAAAAGGTAACGGTTAACGGCAGTTATCGTCATTTTAATGAATTAATTTATCCCGGTGAAAAAGTTGCCCTTGAACTTGAGCATGTTGAAAGTTTGCAGCAGCAATATCCCGCAAGTGGGAAAATGCCGGAGATTATTTTTGAAGATGAAAATTTACTGGTGATTAACAAACCTGCTGGGCAAAAAACGCATCCTAATTTAAACGAGACCAATACAGCGCTCAACGATTGCACCACTTATCTTGGAAAAAGCCCTTTTATCGTCCATCGCCTGGATATGCTGACCAGCGGTCTATTGCTGGTTGCAAAAAATCCGGCAGTGGTGCCAATTTTAAATCGTGAATTAACCACGAAAATTTTTCACCGTGAATATTTGACCGTAGTTAACCATGCCGACAAACTGGACCAAAAAGGCACAATTGCCTTGCCCATCGGACGCGATCCGCTTGATCAGCGCAAAAGAATGATTACAGAAGATGGACTAAAAGCTATCACCAATTATACTGTTCTAGAAAAAAAGGCAGATAATACCGCCTTGCTTAAGGTTAGTCTTGAAACCGGACGCACCCACCAGATTCGTGTGCATTTGTCAGCACTTGGTTGTCCAATTGTTGGTGATCCGCTGTATAGCCCTGATTTTAAAACGAGCAAATTTCTACACCTAACGGCCTACAAAATGTCTTTTACTCAACCCTTTTCATTTACAACAATTAAGGTAAAATTGCCAGAAGAAAAAATTAGAATCTAA